From the genome of Gracilibacillus salitolerans, one region includes:
- the argH gene encoding argininosuccinate lyase, giving the protein MNHLKEQFQAVEGVSFPGKTYVEELLKPVFDDQKVHLFEAMFKIHKAHTTMLTEQGILTKDECKKILEGVSQVEHLDKNELNYSAEFEDFFFLVESKIGERIGDELAGKMHIAKSRNDMGEAMYRIVIRDYLLKAILDAKQLKEVILKQAEQHIETIMPAHTHTQPAQPTTFGHYLLAIHDNLARDIERLKRTYHTVNQSPMGAVAITTTGFPINRERMVELLDFDGLVENSYDAIGTGDYLIEAAQSLISLMTNMGRWIQEFLRMASKEVGLIKVSDAYVQVSSIMPQKRNPVSIEHSRSIASSAAAEGMAVVHMIHNTPYGDINDTEDDLQPHLYTGYQKAIRVLRIMYAVILTMDFNKERAYQQARENMITITELADVLARDYGVSFRKAHKTASIIAKKSDATCCELYEIPVTTVNQWLDGINLKDEDWQAIIDPRIFVQRRSITGGPNPDTVRQMIEKRK; this is encoded by the coding sequence ATGAACCACTTGAAAGAACAATTTCAAGCAGTGGAGGGAGTAAGCTTCCCCGGAAAAACATATGTAGAAGAACTGCTTAAACCTGTATTCGATGATCAGAAAGTACATTTATTCGAAGCAATGTTTAAAATTCATAAAGCACACACCACGATGTTAACAGAACAGGGCATTCTTACTAAAGATGAGTGCAAAAAAATTTTGGAAGGGGTTTCCCAGGTAGAGCATCTAGATAAAAATGAACTAAATTATTCAGCTGAATTTGAGGATTTCTTTTTCTTAGTAGAGTCAAAAATCGGTGAGCGGATTGGTGATGAGTTAGCAGGAAAAATGCATATTGCTAAAAGTAGAAATGACATGGGAGAAGCCATGTACCGTATTGTTATTAGAGATTATCTATTAAAAGCAATCCTTGATGCAAAACAATTAAAAGAAGTGATCCTTAAACAAGCTGAGCAACATATAGAAACCATCATGCCTGCCCATACACACACACAACCTGCCCAACCAACTACATTCGGTCACTATTTACTAGCCATCCATGATAATTTAGCAAGAGATATTGAGAGATTAAAACGTACATATCATACTGTAAACCAATCTCCAATGGGTGCAGTTGCCATTACGACTACTGGTTTTCCTATTAATCGGGAACGAATGGTAGAATTGCTTGATTTTGACGGTTTAGTAGAGAATTCCTATGATGCAATTGGGACAGGTGATTATTTAATAGAAGCAGCCCAATCTCTTATAAGTCTAATGACCAACATGGGCAGATGGATTCAAGAGTTTTTGCGAATGGCCTCCAAAGAAGTGGGCTTAATAAAAGTTTCCGACGCCTATGTACAGGTTAGTAGTATCATGCCCCAAAAAAGAAATCCTGTTTCCATTGAACATTCCCGTTCAATAGCAAGCAGTGCTGCTGCCGAAGGAATGGCTGTCGTACATATGATTCATAATACACCTTATGGAGATATCAATGATACTGAAGACGACTTACAACCCCATTTATATACAGGCTATCAAAAAGCAATAAGAGTTTTAAGAATCATGTACGCTGTTATATTAACCATGGACTTTAATAAGGAGCGTGCCTATCAACAAGCAAGAGAGAATATGATTACCATAACTGAACTGGCGGATGTACTCGCACGTGATTATGGTGTCTCCTTCCGGAAAGCACATAAGACTGCTAGTATCATTGCAAAAAAATCGGATGCAACTTGCTGCGAACTATATGAAATACCAGTGACCACCGTAAACCAATGGCTAGACGGGATAAACCTAAAAGACGAAGACTGGCAAGCCATCATTGACCCAAGAATATTTGTCCAGCGAAGAAGCATCACAGGCGGACCAAACCCAGACACAGTAAGACAAATGATAGAAAAGAGAAAATAG
- a CDS encoding ROK family transcriptional regulator yields the protein MGSTSLKQINKKRVLHYIKKNGGYSRSDIAKGLLISKPTVSNIVDELLEEGLVREKESERASSAGGRKPYQIYFNQDAFYIVGIDIGGTSIEIAVMNLIGFITDKTSFDTQRYVEHNLVNKIATTVTELLEKNRIDVEKVYGVGVGVPGITDVEKGIVIDAPSIGWKNTPLKEQLESLLPYPVYIDNDVNVAALGEQWKGTGNTNKNFLMITLGTGIGCGLIINGELYRGSSYAAGEIGYMITDKVAAEEKYDYAFHGYGFLDSHVGGPSITRRMLRHLQENNRDKKDLSAKKIFLMASEGDEAAIKIVNESVSHLAYALVNVISIVNPGLIILGGGISKSMNSYLTSLETTIEKHLPVKTDIVITNVEDVSLIGAGYLLLREHESILKV from the coding sequence GTGGGTTCGACTTCATTAAAACAGATAAATAAGAAAAGAGTTTTACATTACATAAAGAAAAATGGTGGTTATTCTAGGTCGGATATTGCAAAAGGATTACTAATTAGTAAACCAACCGTATCTAACATTGTAGATGAACTATTAGAAGAAGGATTGGTTAGAGAAAAAGAAAGTGAGCGGGCAAGTTCTGCTGGGGGAAGAAAGCCATACCAAATATACTTCAATCAGGATGCTTTTTATATAGTAGGAATCGATATAGGGGGGACCTCTATCGAAATAGCCGTCATGAATTTAATTGGATTCATAACTGACAAAACTTCCTTTGACACCCAAAGATATGTTGAACATAATCTCGTTAATAAAATTGCAACAACCGTTACGGAGCTATTAGAGAAAAACAGGATCGATGTTGAGAAGGTTTACGGTGTTGGTGTTGGCGTCCCTGGAATAACGGACGTAGAAAAAGGAATAGTGATTGATGCACCAAGTATAGGGTGGAAAAACACACCCTTGAAGGAACAACTGGAAAGCCTTCTCCCTTACCCTGTTTATATCGATAACGATGTTAATGTTGCTGCATTAGGTGAACAGTGGAAAGGTACAGGTAATACCAATAAAAACTTTTTAATGATTACACTTGGTACAGGGATTGGTTGTGGACTTATTATTAACGGAGAACTGTATCGAGGTTCCTCTTATGCTGCAGGAGAAATCGGCTACATGATTACAGATAAAGTCGCTGCAGAAGAAAAATACGATTACGCTTTTCATGGATATGGCTTTCTGGATAGCCATGTTGGAGGACCTTCTATTACACGAAGAATGCTTCGACATTTACAGGAAAACAATCGTGATAAAAAAGACTTGTCAGCAAAGAAGATTTTTCTTATGGCAAGTGAAGGAGATGAAGCAGCTATTAAAATAGTGAATGAATCCGTCTCTCACCTAGCTTATGCACTAGTAAATGTCATATCGATTGTTAATCCCGGGCTAATCATCTTAGGCGGGGGGATATCCAAGTCGATGAACAGCTATTTAACTTCATTGGAAACAACCATAGAAAAACATCTTCCGGTAAAAACAGACATTGTAATAACAAATGTTGAGGACGTCTCTCTAATAGGTGCAGGTTACTTATTATTAAGAGAGCATGAATCAATACTTAAAGTTTAA
- a CDS encoding extracellular solute-binding protein has product MVSKWKLALFGVLLLLFLVACSGNDKNAGSEDASEDEEITLEYWQYSFDSKVKIVDELIEEFEADNPGIKVEQTNFPYDQYNEQVAAQVPAGKGPDVINLFYGWVPTYVDAGYLQPLPQDEFPHDEIESEFFPLVEATKMNDEYWTIPTAVRTLALFYNKDLFEEAGLDPNSPPEKWEELEEYAVQLTKEDGGRLEQSGMAWEPAQQGHQWLRDGLTRQAGGEVLSEDRRTVTWGDDPAGLEAFKYWLSFPTDLGTSEEGFYTDDVTAFITEKAAMNVDGSFRIGTLKSDAPDLNYGIAPLPGKDQQSTNSSFWTNGITAGVEGEKLEAATKFLKFLTSDEVMEKWLDATGELPAKEAVAMQDKYVNDEIYGPFIESLPFANAHFFVDETKERDLVIDAANRVLMEGVDPEDAFNELVESTQELYDEYWSDK; this is encoded by the coding sequence ATGGTGAGTAAGTGGAAATTAGCTTTGTTTGGAGTTTTATTGTTACTATTTTTAGTTGCCTGCTCTGGAAATGACAAGAATGCAGGAAGTGAAGATGCTAGCGAAGATGAGGAAATCACACTAGAATATTGGCAATACTCTTTTGACTCTAAAGTAAAGATTGTGGATGAATTAATTGAAGAATTTGAAGCAGATAATCCTGGTATCAAAGTAGAGCAAACAAATTTCCCTTACGATCAATATAATGAACAGGTTGCTGCACAAGTGCCTGCTGGTAAAGGGCCAGATGTTATCAACTTATTCTATGGTTGGGTACCTACTTATGTAGATGCTGGCTATTTACAACCATTACCACAAGATGAATTCCCACATGATGAAATTGAAAGTGAATTTTTTCCATTAGTGGAAGCTACGAAGATGAACGATGAATACTGGACTATTCCAACAGCAGTGAGGACGCTCGCACTATTCTACAATAAAGATCTTTTTGAAGAAGCGGGACTTGATCCTAACTCTCCTCCAGAAAAATGGGAAGAACTAGAAGAATATGCTGTTCAATTAACTAAAGAAGACGGCGGTCGCCTAGAACAATCTGGTATGGCTTGGGAGCCTGCACAACAAGGGCACCAATGGCTTCGTGATGGGCTAACTAGACAAGCAGGTGGTGAAGTACTTAGTGAAGATCGTAGAACAGTAACTTGGGGAGACGACCCAGCAGGATTAGAAGCATTTAAATATTGGTTAAGCTTCCCTACTGATCTTGGTACTTCCGAGGAAGGTTTCTACACAGATGACGTGACAGCATTTATTACTGAAAAAGCTGCGATGAACGTTGATGGTTCATTTAGAATCGGTACACTAAAAAGTGATGCACCTGACTTAAATTATGGAATTGCACCACTTCCTGGAAAAGACCAACAATCTACGAACTCTTCTTTCTGGACAAACGGAATTACCGCTGGAGTAGAAGGGGAAAAACTTGAAGCCGCTACGAAGTTCTTAAAGTTTTTAACGTCTGATGAAGTTATGGAAAAATGGTTAGATGCAACTGGTGAATTACCAGCAAAAGAAGCAGTTGCAATGCAAGACAAATATGTAAACGACGAAATCTATGGTCCATTTATTGAATCACTACCTTTCGCTAATGCACATTTCTTTGTGGATGAAACAAAAGAACGTGACCTTGTTATCGACGCTGCTAACCGCGTGTTAATGGAAGGGGTCGATCCAGAGGACGCATTCAATGAACTAGTTGAGTCTACTCAGGAACTATATGATGAATATTGGAGCGATAAGTAA
- a CDS encoding carbohydrate ABC transporter permease gives MGKSNLIVEEEHKYTPNPNKKPKKSLIRKFKGSQKFQKYLFVYTCLLFPILFYFGFRIIPTLFTFNVGFRDWNLLSSGPQPFVGLENFVTLLKDEVFLKSLFNTLIYIVLGVSGQLLFGIIVALLLHKINRFVGLFRVIYFIPYVTSIVAISWVFRWILMGNGVVNDVLINLGFSAQPFLNSPNQGIYVIIAAMIWQAIGFQMVLFLAGLENIPTMLYEAADIDGATPWQKFWRITVPLLNPTIVFSAVIGTITFIQVSFTQVINMSVDGSGGPLNSTISVVVYIYQLAFRQFDLGLASAATVILFLFILALTLFQIKVLTKKFDY, from the coding sequence ATGGGAAAATCGAATTTAATAGTAGAAGAGGAGCACAAATATACACCTAACCCAAACAAGAAGCCAAAGAAGTCTTTAATCAGAAAATTTAAAGGTAGCCAAAAGTTTCAAAAGTATCTATTTGTTTACACGTGTTTATTATTTCCAATCCTTTTTTATTTTGGGTTTCGTATTATTCCAACCTTGTTTACATTCAATGTAGGTTTTAGAGATTGGAACCTACTATCTTCAGGTCCACAGCCTTTTGTGGGACTAGAAAACTTTGTAACACTATTAAAAGATGAAGTATTTCTTAAATCACTTTTTAATACATTAATCTATATCGTCTTAGGTGTATCTGGTCAATTATTATTCGGAATAATTGTTGCACTATTATTACATAAGATCAATCGTTTTGTAGGTTTGTTTCGAGTGATTTATTTTATCCCTTATGTAACTAGTATTGTGGCTATTAGTTGGGTATTTCGCTGGATCTTAATGGGGAACGGGGTTGTCAACGATGTGCTCATAAATTTAGGTTTTTCTGCCCAACCATTTTTAAATTCTCCAAACCAGGGAATCTATGTCATCATTGCAGCTATGATTTGGCAGGCTATTGGTTTTCAAATGGTCCTATTTTTAGCAGGCCTAGAAAATATACCAACGATGCTTTATGAAGCAGCAGATATAGACGGAGCAACACCTTGGCAAAAATTCTGGCGCATTACTGTTCCATTGCTAAATCCAACTATTGTTTTTTCTGCGGTTATTGGAACGATTACGTTTATTCAAGTATCTTTTACTCAAGTTATCAATATGAGTGTGGATGGCTCAGGCGGTCCGTTAAACTCAACTATTTCCGTAGTAGTATATATCTATCAACTCGCATTTAGACAGTTTGATTTGGGACTCGCATCCGCTGCAACAGTAATTTTATTCCTATTTATTTTAGCCTTAACCTTATTCCAAATAAAAGTTCTAACAAAGAAATTTGATTATTAG
- a CDS encoding carbohydrate ABC transporter permease: protein MEKIAKIWPYLLLIIGAFVMVFPFIWMLSTSFKAPIDIFSLNIIPETPTLANYTQIFEESLFLRWFINSIIIALITTISVLFFDTLVGYIIAKFKFVGRTILFILILSTLMIPTEMLIIPWYMMSSEFGWTDTYFGVLFPGLMTGFGVFLMRQFMEQIPEDLLNAARIDGMNEYSIFFKIAVPQVWPAISALGIFTFLSNWNAFLWPLIVIESSSLRTLPVGLSYFSSGEAESKWHLIMTGATISVIPMILVFILLQRHIIKGITLTGMK from the coding sequence ATGGAGAAAATTGCAAAGATATGGCCATATCTACTCTTAATCATTGGGGCTTTTGTTATGGTATTTCCATTTATATGGATGTTGTCTACTTCTTTCAAAGCTCCGATCGATATATTTTCCTTGAACATTATACCAGAAACTCCAACTCTCGCTAATTACACTCAAATTTTTGAAGAAAGCTTGTTTCTTAGATGGTTTATCAATAGTATTATCATCGCTTTAATTACTACAATAAGCGTTCTATTTTTTGATACGTTAGTTGGATATATTATAGCCAAATTTAAATTTGTTGGGCGTACCATACTTTTTATTTTAATATTAAGTACATTGATGATACCAACTGAAATGCTAATAATCCCTTGGTATATGATGAGTTCAGAATTCGGATGGACAGACACCTATTTTGGTGTATTATTCCCAGGTTTGATGACCGGTTTTGGGGTATTTCTAATGCGGCAGTTTATGGAACAAATTCCTGAAGATTTATTAAATGCGGCCCGCATTGATGGTATGAACGAGTACTCTATTTTCTTTAAAATCGCCGTACCTCAAGTCTGGCCAGCCATTTCAGCTTTAGGAATCTTTACATTTTTAAGTAACTGGAACGCGTTTTTATGGCCGCTAATCGTTATCGAATCATCTAGCCTAAGAACCCTTCCAGTCGGATTATCCTACTTCTCCTCAGGAGAGGCAGAATCAAAGTGGCACCTAATCATGACTGGAGCAACAATATCTGTTATCCCAATGATACTCGTATTCATCCTACTCCAACGCCACATCATCAAAGGCATAACCCTAACCGGAATGAAATAA
- a CDS encoding PIG-L family deacetylase yields the protein MFKKGLKAVLAFALVLPFLMPSVTFGEEKEGASEYDQKLWSVVKPLSTITSFMNTGAHPDDERSHLLAYLSRGLGVHSSSIIANRGEGGQNEIGSEIGEGLGIIRSREMIEASEVTGVKVFHLSEVTNDAIYDFGFSKDPDDTLNIWGEEVTYERFIRIIREYQPDIVMPAFRDVESQHGHHRAINQLSKRAFEDAANPDVFPEHLEEGIEPWQIKKLYLPAASPEEATIGIEIGDYDEVYGMTYPQLGEESRYLHKSQGMGNDIEPGSRIEYLELFQSAVGEIPEQEDSIFEDLSYDFNEYANKLTKSGNSIKNDLKKLQSELDDVIEAYPNSGDVLTESHEALKQLRKTSNKVDKVRLQNVDKNDLVHRLEVKEEQLQETSKVAAKLDVSTTVANPVLAQGGQTSVTVELINNGNETINDLDVNLNVPSNWTVKGDFDSSNLKPGEAASIEFEVIVPEDEEYYNPYAEDVIKTEVTYEVNKQQTSVEFLTGETTAVIPEVGLAAEPGSLAINTALDREPITVDVTVTNYTQSAITTDVSLQTPEGWAAVESKEVTFAADETEKEVSFTVTPPEELVDNEAFDLTPTAVVDGKELATSIQVISYDHIGTFYHLESSSVEGVAFDLQFDQDLKVGYVESGYDTVADNLTEVGMDITKIEDFATEDLSQYDTIVVGIRAYLSRSDLSENNDRLLKFVESGGHAVVQYHKPWDNWDTDNTAPYKLELGQPSIEWRVTDENSPYEILNEDHAVLNQPNQITDTDWSGWLQDRALYYPMAWSNEYETIVNMTDIDGDTFDSGILVADYGEGTYIYSNLVWYRQIQGLVPGGYRIFTNLINFQGSQD from the coding sequence ATGTTTAAAAAAGGGTTAAAAGCAGTTTTAGCATTTGCCTTGGTTTTACCGTTTCTTATGCCATCCGTAACGTTTGGGGAGGAAAAAGAAGGTGCATCAGAGTATGATCAAAAACTATGGAGTGTTGTAAAGCCTCTAAGTACAATCACGAGCTTCATGAATACTGGTGCCCATCCCGATGATGAGCGTAGTCACCTGTTAGCATACTTATCTAGGGGGCTTGGTGTCCACTCTTCTAGTATTATTGCTAACCGTGGAGAAGGTGGGCAAAACGAAATCGGTAGCGAAATCGGGGAGGGCTTAGGGATTATTCGTTCTCGTGAAATGATTGAGGCCTCCGAAGTAACTGGAGTTAAGGTATTTCACTTAAGTGAAGTTACTAACGATGCCATCTATGATTTTGGTTTTTCAAAAGACCCAGACGATACACTTAACATCTGGGGAGAAGAAGTGACTTACGAACGCTTTATCAGAATAATACGTGAATATCAACCGGATATCGTCATGCCGGCGTTCAGAGACGTTGAGAGTCAACACGGGCATCACCGAGCTATTAATCAATTAAGTAAACGTGCTTTTGAGGATGCAGCAAATCCGGATGTATTTCCAGAACATTTGGAAGAGGGAATTGAGCCATGGCAGATTAAGAAGTTATATCTACCTGCAGCTTCACCAGAAGAAGCTACGATTGGTATTGAAATAGGTGATTACGATGAAGTATATGGGATGACTTATCCTCAGTTAGGGGAAGAGTCCAGATACCTTCATAAGAGCCAAGGGATGGGGAATGATATTGAGCCTGGTTCTAGAATAGAATATTTGGAATTATTCCAATCAGCTGTAGGAGAAATTCCTGAACAGGAAGACTCTATCTTTGAAGATCTAAGCTATGATTTTAATGAATACGCTAACAAACTAACTAAATCTGGTAATAGCATTAAGAATGACCTTAAGAAGTTGCAATCAGAATTAGATGATGTAATTGAGGCTTATCCTAATTCAGGGGACGTATTAACAGAGTCTCACGAAGCATTAAAACAACTTAGAAAGACATCGAACAAAGTAGATAAAGTTAGGCTTCAAAATGTAGATAAAAATGACTTGGTTCATCGTTTAGAAGTGAAAGAGGAGCAGTTGCAAGAAACAAGTAAGGTAGCAGCCAAATTAGACGTTAGCACGACTGTGGCAAATCCAGTGTTGGCGCAAGGTGGTCAGACTTCAGTAACCGTAGAGCTAATCAATAACGGTAATGAAACAATCAATGATCTAGATGTAAACTTAAATGTTCCTAGCAATTGGACGGTTAAGGGTGACTTTGATTCGAGCAACTTAAAGCCAGGTGAAGCAGCTTCTATTGAATTTGAAGTAATTGTCCCAGAAGATGAAGAATATTATAATCCTTATGCTGAAGATGTCATTAAGACAGAGGTAACCTATGAAGTAAATAAACAGCAAACATCGGTTGAATTTTTAACAGGTGAAACGACAGCGGTTATTCCTGAGGTTGGTTTGGCAGCAGAACCAGGTTCACTAGCCATTAACACTGCTCTAGATAGAGAACCAATTACTGTAGATGTTACTGTAACTAATTATACTCAGTCCGCTATAACGACTGATGTTTCGCTTCAAACACCAGAAGGTTGGGCTGCTGTAGAAAGTAAAGAGGTTACTTTTGCAGCTGACGAGACAGAAAAAGAAGTATCCTTTACAGTTACACCGCCAGAGGAATTGGTTGATAATGAAGCGTTCGATCTAACGCCTACTGCGGTCGTAGATGGGAAGGAATTAGCGACTAGTATTCAAGTTATTTCTTATGACCATATTGGTACATTCTATCATTTAGAGAGTTCAAGTGTAGAAGGAGTAGCTTTTGACCTCCAATTTGACCAAGATCTAAAAGTAGGTTACGTAGAATCAGGTTATGATACGGTAGCAGACAACTTAACTGAAGTTGGGATGGATATCACTAAAATTGAAGACTTCGCGACGGAAGACCTATCCCAATACGATACAATTGTTGTTGGTATTCGCGCTTACCTATCTAGATCTGACTTGTCAGAGAACAATGATCGACTACTAAAATTCGTAGAAAGCGGTGGGCATGCAGTAGTCCAATATCACAAACCATGGGATAATTGGGATACAGACAACACAGCACCATATAAGTTAGAACTTGGGCAACCATCAATTGAATGGCGAGTAACGGATGAAAATTCACCTTATGAAATTCTAAATGAAGATCATGCCGTTTTAAATCAACCAAACCAAATAACAGATACGGATTGGAGCGGTTGGTTACAAGATAGAGCCTTATACTATCCTATGGCTTGGTCAAACGAATATGAAACAATCGTGAACATGACTGATATTGATGGTGACACATTTGATAGTGGTATCTTAGTCGCTGACTATGGTGAAGGAACATACATTTATTCTAACTTAGTATGGTACCGCCAAATTCAAGGTCTCGTACCAGGTGGATACCGCATCTTCACAAACCTAATTAACTTCCAAGGCTCACAAGACTAA